AAAAGTGATTTTCACAAGCAAAGACAATGCGTTAGAATACGAAACGATTGGTGAAGTTTAGTCAATTTCTTGCTCCCTTAACCCCGGCGTATCCTGTGGCGATGGCAGGAAGAAGCGCAAGCAACTGAATGCATTAAGAATACTGGCTTTGCCGGCGGGCAATCGAGCCGCGCTGCACTGTCCCATCAACCCAAACTTCGTTCATACCAGCTTCTCCCATGCGTGACATCCTTCGTGCCCAGATGCAACTTGGCGAATGCGACATCGCTGCCATCCAGTTCGACTGCTTCTCCCGCGATGACATCCCGCGCCTGCTACGGGGCTTGCAGCACATCTACACCACCGAGGCGCTGCGCAATGAGGTCTTCGCCATCCTCGCCGATGTACTGCCGGTGCGCGCCGACGGCGAGGAGTTCGTCAGTGCCCAGACCGGGCGTCCGGGCATGTCGCAATGGCGCATTCTGGTCTTGGGCACCTTGCGCTTGGGGTTGAATGCCGACTACGACCGGGTGCAAGAACTCGCCAACCAGCATCGCCTGGTGCGCCAGATGCTCGGCCACAGCGACTGGGCCGACGAGCATCGCTACAGCCTGCAAACTCTCAAAGACAACCTGCGCCTGTTCACCCCGGAGCTGCTCGCGGGCATCAATGCCGTGGTGGTCAAGGCTGGACATGACTTGGTGAAACCGCATCCGGACTCCCCGCTGGAAGCGCGCTGCGATTCCTTCGTCGTTGAAACCGATGTGCACTTCCCCACCGACATCAATCTGCTCCAGGACGCCGTGCGCAAGACCATCGAGACCTCGGCGGCTTTCTGCAGCGACCATGGTCTGAGTGACTGGCGCCAGAGCGCCTACAACATCCGTTGCTTGAAACGAGCCTATCGGCGCGTGCAGCAACTCAAGCGCTCCACCTCCAAGGATGAAGCCAAGCGTGCGGCACGCGAAGAGGAGATCGATGCCGCTTACGGCGCTTACCTCGACATTGCCGAGCAGTTCCTCACTCGCGCCCGGGACACCCGCTACAAGCTCGTGGTGTTCCATCATGTCCCAGCCGAACAGTTCACCGCGCTCAATGATTACATCGACTATGCCGAACTGTTCATCGAACAGATCGATCGCCGTGTCTTGCAGGGCGAGCGCATCCCCCATGCCGAGAAGGTCTTCTCCATCTTCGAGCCTCATACCGAGTGGGTCAGCAAAGGCAAGGCCAGCACCCCGGTCGAGCTTGGCGTGCGCGTGGCCATCAGCGAGGATCAGTTTGGTTTCATCCTCCAGCATCGGGTGATGTTCGGTGAAACCGATGACCAAGTTGCCGTACCCATCGCCACCCACCTCAAAGCCTGCTACCCACGCATCAAAAGCCTCAGTTTCGACAAAGGCTTTCACAGCCCGAGCAACCAAAAGCAACTCGCCGAGGTGATCGACTTCCCCGTGCTGCCCAAGAAAGGCAAGTGCAACGCCGCCGAGCGTGAGCGCGAGCAAGATCCCGCATTCCGCCGGCGCAAACGCCGGCACTCGGCGGTTGAATCAGCCATCAATGCGCTCGAAGCCCATGGCCTCGACCGCTGTCCCGATCATGGCGCGGACGGCTTCGAGCGCTATGTCGCCCTCGCGGTGCTTGGGCGCAACATCCACCGCCTCGGCGCCATCCTCATCGCCGCTGATGCCGAGGCCGAACGCCGTCGGCGCCGACAACTCAAACGCGCCGCTTAAGGCGATTCCGCCGGGTGCCGTGAGACGGCCCGAGGGATCGGTTTGCCTTAATTTTGTCGCATTTAAGAATCATTATTAATACGCAGATTTCGGTGCCGCTCGCACCGAAAAAAGCCGTCGACATTCCGTGTTTAACTCGGCCGCAGCCGGGTATGCCTTGCGAAAAAATCGACTTTTCGGCCAGGCACTATGTAGGCGAGTTGGGTCATGCGCGTCACATTCTTAGTCGATCCCAAGGTGGTGCGGTAATAGCGTACCCCTTGACGATCTCCCGCGTGAGGCGATTCCGGTCGACCTAGCGGTCATGAATCGATGACCAACCAGCCCCATCAGTCCGAGTGACCGTCTATGGGGAAGCGGGTTTCGGGCAGAGCCCGCTGAAATAGGCCGTCAAATCGCAAAGAATACCCTGGTGTGTTTTGCAAGTCTTGGCGGCCATGTCCACCTCGCCGCCAGTGATGGCGCAGTAGATCTCGGCCTCGTTGTCATAGCCGGTGATTTTCAGCCCGCCGGCAGGACACTCGCCGCGCAACAGAGCCCATTCTTCGCACTGGCGATTGTCTTCAAAGAGGCAGACCCCGTATTCGCCGCCGTCTGCACGCTGGCGGATAGACAGTTCACCGCCTGTCTTTTGGCAATGCGCTGAAGCCGGGTTGGCGAGTTTGGTTGGGTCTCTGTCGTCCGCGATTACTGTGGAGACCATCAGGCTGCAGACCACGATGGTCGAACCAAATAACGGAATGAACGAGTGCATGATATCTCCAAGGCAGAAGGAGGTGGATCGAAGATCAATAGCGATCTCGGTTACAGTGACGAAGCATGAGTGCCGTCCATCCTGTAACGATAGTCTTCAGGATACTGAGTATCAGCCAAGTGCGCATGTCAAAAGCCGCCATCTTGAACTTGGTTTTTTTGGGACAAGGCTCAGGTGCGGCAAATCCGGCATCATGCAGGATGATGTTGGTGAAATTGACGGGCCGATGGTGTCCGGCGAGCCCGAACCGCAGAGCTGAGAGATGGCGCCGTTCGGTTCCGCTGGCCTCTCGATGCGAGCGTTAGCGGGACCGGGGTAACAGAACAGGTCCGGGGTAACAGGCAGCGAGGGTAGATCCGCAGCGAAGGGGGCGGCTAAGGGGAATCTCGTTGAACGAGGGTAATGCGGGGGTACCGCCGACTAACAGGTCTGAACACCGCTTAACGCCTGCAAAATGTTACCCCCAGCGTTACCCCGAGGGCCAAAAACGAAAAAAGGCTTAACTCCGTTTGAAGTTAAGCCCTTGTTTTATTTGGCTCCCCGACGTGGACTCGAACCACGGACCCACTGATTAACAGTCAGTTGCTCTACCAACTGAGCTATCGGGGATTTGACTGGTTTTTTGTTGTGGCGCGCCCGGAGAGATTCGAACTCCCGACCACCTGGTTCGTAGCCAGGTACTCTATCCAGCTGAGCTACGGGCGCTGCGAGCCGCATATTCTGGTTTTTCTGGTGGTCTGTGTCAAGGTGCAATTTTTTGTCTGTCGGTGCGCTGGTGCTTCAGTTTGGTTTAGGGCGGGTTAAACTCCTCGTTTTGGGCGGTGGCGGTTAGGCTGAGCGGCTGGAGCGGAACGATGCGGGTGCTGTTGGTTGAGGATGATGCGCAGCTTGGTGCGTATCTGAAGAAAGCGTTGGCAGAGATGGGCGCTGTGGTGGATGTGGCTGAGGATGGCCGCGAGGGGTTGCTGATGGCGGCGGCGAGCGACTACGACTTGCTGTTGCTGGACCGGATGTTGCCGCAGGTCGATGGGCTGACGATTCTTCGGACGCTGCGCGCTTCTGGGGATCGGACGCCGGTCTTGATTTTGAGTGCCTTGGGCGATGTGGACGATCGGGTCGAGGGGCTGCGCGCTGGCGGGGATGATTATCTGGTCAAGCCGCCGGTGTTTTCGGAGTTGCAGGCGCGGATCGAGGCGCTGATGCGACGCGCATCACCGACCGAGGCGGCGAGTACGCGGTTGCGCTTGGGCGATCTGGAGATGGATTTGCTGATGCGCGAGGTGACGCGCGCCGGGGAACGCATTGTGCTGCAGCCGCGCGAGTTCCGACTGCTGGAATATCTGCTGCGCCATGCCGGTCAGGTGGTCACCCGCACCATGCTGTTGGAACATGTCTGGGACTATCATTTCGATCCGCAGACCAATGTGATCGACGTTCATGTCAGTCGGCTGCGTGGCAAGATCGATAAGGGGTTTGGCTACCCGCTGCTGCATACCGTGCGCGGGGCGGGTTATGTCATGCGAGTGCCGGATGCGCCTGAGGCGGAGCGCTGAGCGGCGTGGTCGGATGGTGGCGCCAACCGGGGCTCGCCGGCTGATCCGCGTGGGTGGTCGGGCACGCGAGCGCCTTCGTGCGATTCTTGCAAGCTCCACTTTTCGTTTGGCGCTGTTGTATGTGGTGCTGCTCGCGACCTCCATGATTTTCCTGCTCGGTTTTGTCTATTGGTCGACGGCGGGCTATATGGCGCGCCAGACCGATGCCACCATCAATGCGGAAATTCGCGGTCTTGCCGAGCAGTATCGGCGTCGCGGACCGGGGGGGCTGAAGGCGGTGATTGCTGAACGCCTGCAGCGTGATCCCGGCGGGGCTGGCCTTTATCTGCTAGTGAATGGGGCTGGGCAGCCGCTGGTAGGAAATCTCAACCGCTGGCCACCGGACCCGATCGCGCCCACGGGCTGGATGGATTTTCGCGTGCGCGACCCGGTCGCGGCGCCGGAGACTGATCGTGACCGGTCCGAGGCGGCCCGCGCCAAGGTGTTCCGCTTGCGTGGGGGCATGCGTCTGCTGGTGGGGCGCGACGTGCGCGAGCTGAACGCGGTGCGCGCGCTGATGCTGGATGCCCTCTGGTCGGGGCTGGCAATTACCGTGGCGCTGGCGCTGCTCGGGGGCTGGCTGATCAGCGCCAGCGTGGTGCGCCGATTGGAGGCGGT
Above is a genomic segment from Thiorhodovibrio litoralis containing:
- a CDS encoding ISNCY family transposase, with the translated sequence MRDILRAQMQLGECDIAAIQFDCFSRDDIPRLLRGLQHIYTTEALRNEVFAILADVLPVRADGEEFVSAQTGRPGMSQWRILVLGTLRLGLNADYDRVQELANQHRLVRQMLGHSDWADEHRYSLQTLKDNLRLFTPELLAGINAVVVKAGHDLVKPHPDSPLEARCDSFVVETDVHFPTDINLLQDAVRKTIETSAAFCSDHGLSDWRQSAYNIRCLKRAYRRVQQLKRSTSKDEAKRAAREEEIDAAYGAYLDIAEQFLTRARDTRYKLVVFHHVPAEQFTALNDYIDYAELFIEQIDRRVLQGERIPHAEKVFSIFEPHTEWVSKGKASTPVELGVRVAISEDQFGFILQHRVMFGETDDQVAVPIATHLKACYPRIKSLSFDKGFHSPSNQKQLAEVIDFPVLPKKGKCNAAEREREQDPAFRRRKRRHSAVESAINALEAHGLDRCPDHGADGFERYVALAVLGRNIHRLGAILIAADAEAERRRRRQLKRAA
- a CDS encoding putative hemolysin; the protein is MHSFIPLFGSTIVVCSLMVSTVIADDRDPTKLANPASAHCQKTGGELSIRQRADGGEYGVCLFEDNRQCEEWALLRGECPAGGLKITGYDNEAEIYCAITGGEVDMAAKTCKTHQGILCDLTAYFSGLCPKPASP
- a CDS encoding response regulator transcription factor; protein product: MRVLLVEDDAQLGAYLKKALAEMGAVVDVAEDGREGLLMAAASDYDLLLLDRMLPQVDGLTILRTLRASGDRTPVLILSALGDVDDRVEGLRAGGDDYLVKPPVFSELQARIEALMRRASPTEAASTRLRLGDLEMDLLMREVTRAGERIVLQPREFRLLEYLLRHAGQVVTRTMLLEHVWDYHFDPQTNVIDVHVSRLRGKIDKGFGYPLLHTVRGAGYVMRVPDAPEAER